AAAGCGGTTTGGTGAGCACCGGGATCACCGCGAGATGTTCCGGAAGGAGCCGTTCAGGGCGGCGTTTGCCAAGGGACTGAGGGGAGAGCAGCACCGGGAACCCGAACTGCCCCTCTGACCCCCAGGGAGCCCCTCAACAAGCCTTTCAACCCCACAATGAGTCCCTCTGCCCCTCACAAAGCTTCTCAACCCCACCAAAAGCCCCTGGACAAGCCTCTCAACCCCTCCACAAGCCCCTCTGCCCCTTGAACAGTCCCTCATCAAGCCCTTCTGTCCCTCAACAAGCCTCTTAATCCCCCATAAAAACCCCTCGACAAGCCTCTTTGTCCCCCAACAAACCCCTCAACAAGCCCTTCAGCCCCTCAACAAGCTTCTCAACGCCCCCCAAAAGCCCCTCGACAAGCCCCTCTGACCCTTGAACAGCCCCTCATCAAGCCATTCTGTTTCTGAAGAAGCCCCTCAATAAGCCCCTTTGCCCCCCAACAAACCCCTCAAAAAGCTTCTCAACCCCACCAAAAGCCCCTGGACAAGCCTCTCAACCCCTCCACAAGCCCCTCTGCCCCTTGAACAGCCCCTCATCAAGCCCTTCTGTCCCTCAAGAAGCCTCTCAACCCCCACAAAAGCCCCTCGACAAGCCCCTTTGCCCCCCGACCAACCCCTCAAGAAGCCTCTCAACCCCTCCCAAAGCCCCTATACAAGCCCCTTTGCTCCCCAACAAGCCCCTCTACCCCTCTACCAGCCCCTCACCGAGCCCTTCTGCCGCTCAACACGCCCCTCAGACCCCGAACAACCCCCCCAAACAGCCTCTGGGCCCCCCTGGCCCTTCCCCGGGATTCCCCCTCCCCAGGGCTCATATTCACAaagaccccccccagccccgaagTCGCAGGGCCGCGGTTTCCGCCCGCCGGTACCGGGAGCTCCACACGTCCCGCTCTCCCGGGCCCGGCGCCGCCGCGGAACCGGCAACAGGCCCCGGCAGGACGGAGCACCGGGACCCGGGGACTCGGCCCGCCAGTCAGGCCTGAAGCGGGGGGTTCAGAGCCGTCAGcagcgcccgcccggcccggcctgtGCCCGCCCGCGGTACCTGCGCTCCCGGTGCCGGTCCCCGCCGGAAGCGAACCCCGAATTCCGGCCCCGCCACCGCCTCCGACCCGGAAGTGAACCCGAGGCTGCGCCTGCGCAAACCAGCTCCGGCGGTGGGCGGGCCCAAGGAGGGGCCGGGGGAGGGCGAGACCATTCCTCACCGCGGGGGGGGCAGTGCGGGAGGGACACACCAATCCCCGCGGGGGGGGGCTGGCCCCATAGCGCTGCCCCGCAGCTCCCCGGTCATGTGCCCTCTATCCCCTGCCCTCCAAACGCGGGGCTCAGCCCCCCAAGCAGGCTCCAGTCTCTCTGTACAGCCATTTAttgcggggaggggggctctgctCGATGGGGGGCAGGAGATTTGGGGGGACTCAGACCCCTCAACCCCTGGGGGATCCCATCCCCGGCTCCTCCCCCGGCAACCGGGGTGGTGGACCCtcccggggggtccccggggaCGGGACCCCCGGCACCGAAGCTGGGGGGCCATGGCCGGGCGGGGGTCTGGTCTGGACGGCCACGGTCATGGTCAAGGTCACGGTCATGGTCAAGGTCACGGTCATGGTCAAGGTCACGGTCATGGCACAAATGGCCATGGTCGCTGTGGTGGCACACGAAGcgcaggcagtgcaggcagcgGGGGGGGCACAGGCGAAGCTGCTGCGGGCGGGGGCCGCCGGTGGTGGCCGCTGGTGGCCGGTGGTGGCCCCTGTTGGCTAACTGGTGCCCAGCGGGAAGGTGGGCGAGTGGCGCTCGGTGCCGATGGGGCGCGAGGGCACCTCCGCGAAGCCGACGTGTCGCCGCTCtggggacggacagacggacacggcggGGTCAGGCGCAGGACCCGGCGGGAGGTGAGGGGGTGCAGGGGTGACACCCCACGTACCCCCGGTGGCGTCGTCCTCCTGCTCCCGGCCCGGCTCCTCCTCGTCACCCTCCAGTCCCTCGGGGTCCTCGGGGATCTCGGACACTGTCAGCGACTTCAGGGCGTCCCCGCGCTCCTCCATGCCGCCCGCGAAGGAGACCTTCTGCCCGCCTGCGGGCAACCACACCAGTGGCCATGGTGGCCCCCGGGGTCCCCCAGCTCTGGGGTGACAGCACTTGGGGACCCCAAGCTCCCAGGGGGACTGCAGCTCCAGGATGATGGCCCCTGGGGACCCCGAACTCTGGGGTGACCCCCCAGCTCCAGGATGATGGCCCCTGGGGACCCCGAACTCTGGGGTGACCCCCAGCTCCAGGATGATGGCCCCCGGGGACCCCGAACTCTGGGGTGACCCCCAGCTCCAGGATGATGGCCCCTGGGGACCCCGAACTCTGGGGTGACCCCCAGCTCCTGGGAGACTCCCAGCTCTGGGTTGATGGCCCGCGGTGGCCCCCAGCTCCGAGAGGACCCCCAGTTCTGGTGTGACAGCCCTTGGGGTCCCCCAGCTCGCAGGGGACCCCCCAGCTCTGGGGCAACAGCTCCAAGGGACCCCCAACTCTGCATCAATCCCCAGCTCCCAGGGGACCCCCAGATACAGAGTGACAGCCCCAGGGACCCGACTGCCCGCACCCCAacccagccatggtggggggggCAGCTCCCTGAGCCCCAACACCCCAACAGCAGGCGGGTGGGCAGCCCTGTCCCCCCGTTGTCCCTCCgttgtccccgcgctgtccctgcgctgtccccatgctgttacCTTTCCGTTTGTGCGCCTTGGGGCCAGCGGGGAAGTAGCTCCGCTCGGCTCTGACCTGGCTCCCCGGGGCTGCTCGGGCGGTGGGTGATGAGCGGGGGACAGGGGACGACACGCGCGGCACCGCGGCACCGGCAACCGGCACGTCAGCCCCGCGGCCGGGGGTCCGGCTGGCGTCACTGCAGCCCCGGCGGGGGACAGAGATGCTGCCCGGCAGGGGGACACGGTGGCCCCAATGGGCTGAGCGGGGCCAGGCAGCACTGGCAGCAGCCGGGCTGTGTCCCCCCGGgcacccaccctgtccccaagGGCTACAGGGGGTGGTGGCATTTGCCTTTGCACCTCTGGGCTCCAGCAGCCccgtcccaatgtcccccaggcTCTGGCAATCCTGTCCCAcatcccccaggctgcagcagccccGTCCCCTTCTCCCAATGTCCCCCGGACGCCAGcaatgctgtccccatgtcccctgggctcCAGCAGTCCCCTCCCTGCATTCCTGCACCCCCTGCACTCCGACatccctgtcccccatccccatgtgcccTGGGTTGTGGtagccctgtccccatgtcccctgggctcCAGCAATCCTGTCTCTATGACCCCAGGCTCCAGCActcctgtcccccatccccatgtgcccTGGGTTGTGGtagccctgtccccatgtcccctgggctcCAGCAATCCTGTCTCTATGACCCCAGGCTCCAGcactcctgtccccatgtcccctgggctcCAGCAGTCCCCTCCCCACATGTCTGTACCCCAGCATCCCTAGCCCCCCGTCCCCATGTGCCTTGGGCTGTAGCAGCCTGTCCCCGTGTCCTCTGGGCTccaccagccctgtccccatgtccccgtgcccgCCAGGTTCCAGcagccccatcccctgtcccctgcccccctcaCCAGACTCGAGGACGCTGTCGGGGTCGCAGGCGCGGGACAGCTCGTGGTCCCCGTCATCGGCCTCCCCGTCGGAGCTGTCACCCCCAGCCAGGCCACTCTCCAGGTGGGACTGCACGATGCGCTGCACCGCTGGGGGGGCACCAGCGTCAACCCTGCTccgggcactgggagcactgggaacactGAGAGCGCTGGGGTTTCCTCACAGAGCCACATGGCactgggaggggcgggggggacagTGTACCTGGGTGCCCCCAgcccgccccgcacagcccccgtgcctcagtttccccattcaCCCGGTACCTTTGAGCGAGGGCGGCGTGTAGGCACACGGGTTGGTCCTCTTTGGTTTGAGCAGGCAGCCCTCGCCGGAGGCACGCTGCGGGAGGAACCAGCGTTGGGGacagtgtcccagtgtcccctcaccgCGCTGGGGTCACCACGGCCCCCGGAGAGCCTGGTACCCCATGGGGAGCTGTGATGGGGTCTCATGGTGACGACCCCAGGATGAGGTGGGGGTCAAAGCTTAGCCCTCCCCGAGGATGAGGACCCCGGTTTTGGGGACCCTGGTGTCCCCGTGACGGTCATGGGGCGGTTTGCACCGTGGCCAAGGCCATGGCTCCACCGGCGCTGTGCGCCTGTGCCGGCAACTGATAAGCACCAGGGACAGGACGGGACGGGGTGAAGGGCGCAGGGCTGGGCCCCGGTAACCCCCCAGAACCAGAGAAATGACTGGATGGGGGagcggggacacctggggggagtGGGGACACCCTAGGGGAGTGGGGACACCCGGGGGTCCCGGCGCCCACTCACCTGGTAGGGCAGGTTCTCGTCCTCTGGGTCGGCAGCGCCGGGGAGAGATGGGTGAGGGGTATGGGGGACAATGGCATCCAACAGGGACCAGCATGTCCGTGCCCACCCCCAGATCCCCATGCCAGGGACTTACCCTGTCCCCCAGGGACCCACCACTGCCACCTGTCCCCCCACTGTGTCCTGTCCCTGCCACCCCATCCCTTATGTGGcatcctgtcccctccctgccaccaTGTCCCATCCCTACCACCCCATCCTTTATGTGgcaccctgtcccctccctgccaccaTGTCCCGTCCCTGCCACCACACCCCATCTCTGCCATGgtgtcccatccctgccacccaatCCTATCAGTGACACCATGTCCCATCCCATCCACCACCTCCCATCACCGGACCAGATGTCCCCTGCCACTGCGTCCATCCctgccccttgtccccatccttgGGGTCCCTGTCCCGCTCACCTGGGGATGAGTGTTCGGAGAGCTGGAAGAGCATGGCTGGCGTGGGCCTCCGCCGGCGGATCTGGCGCACAGCAGGGTGTCACTGcctggctggggacacctgggggtccCCTGtcaccctgccctgcaccccaggaCCGAGACCCCACACACACGCCGTGGGTGCGGGCAGGGAGTGTGTGGGGCTGCGCACAGCAGGgagaaggggacagggacacccagtTGTGACCGGGACAGGGTCCCCGGATTGAGGGGTCCCTGCTGAAGCCACAGGGAGGCCATGGCCCCGTCCTGGGGTCCTCACGGTGTCCCTGATTCTTCCTGGTCCCACAAGaaccccagctcctgcccagACCCTCCATGGGGGCTCTGGGTCCGGTGTGTGCTGGGGATGTCCCCTCAGGCTAGGGACgtcccctggggctggggctggggatgtCCCCTCAGGCTGGGCACAACCAGCTGGGGGTGGCTGCACTGTCCCCCAGCATGTCCTGTCCCCTTcgtcccatcccttccctcctgtcccatccctgtccccttcatccctgtccccatcctgtcccctccatcccatcctttcccttccctcgtgtcccatccctgtccccatccctgtccccctgcaaaACTCTCCCTCTGCGCGGGACAGTGGCTCAAATAGGGACCTTGGAGCTCTCTtgtcctgtcccctctgtccctcctgtcccattccatgtccctgctgtccccaccaaTCCCCCTTGTCCTGCTCTCCAGGTCccatcccacccctcctgtcctggTCACATCGCGGCGGGGTCCCTCGTCCCCCCGAGGTCACCAGCAGCGCTGGTCAGCACTGCCGGTGACCTCGGGGGGACGAGGGACCCCCCCAatgtgaccccaatgtcccccctcaCCATCTCGACGGCACGGGGGTCCAGCTGACTGGGGGGCGCCGGCACTGAGAACTGGATCTTCTTGCGGTCCTTGGGGTCCATGGCCTTGACCTTGTGTCACCACCGCTGGCCGGGGTCGGGGACAGGGGGGAACGGGGGCTTCTCTGCCACCGGTGCCGAGCAGAGAGTTCGGTGGCACCCGGGGCTGGGTACGGCGAGGACTGAGAGCGGCGGGaggtggggaaggcagagccggtgaggaggaggaggaggaggaggaaggagaagggagggaggacaCGTCTCCTACCAGGCGCTGAATTATTCATCTCCCCCGGGCAGGGGGGCTGAGGCCCCGGTAATGAGCCCTTGGGGAGCCCCTGAGGGGGTTCAGCCAACTCGCGGGGGGGGCCCTTAACCCCTTCCCTGCCGGGGGGGGTGGCACCTTGTCACTATGGCCAGGTGGGACGGGACGGGTGCGGGTGTCACCATGTGAGTCCCCATCCTTATGCCTCAGTTTCACCACAGAGCCGCAGGTggtcaggggacagggacaggggcaggggACAAGGGACGGGGCACTCTTGCCCTTGGAGGGGCATCAGGAAACCCTCCGctggctgctctgtgccccaAGGAGACCTCGCTGCCACCCCATGGGACAGGTACGCTGCTCCTTCGGGGTGCAATCCACAGGGGAATGTGACCAGGGGACAcccacggggacacgggacacctCAAATGTCCCATtgcctgtgtgctgggggtcctgcaccaccaccacccacagccctggggacagccaggggTCCCCATGCAGGGGGACAGCGGGGTCACCAATAGCCGGAGCAGTGGCACCTGTCCCTTCATGGGGTG
Above is a window of Patagioenas fasciata isolate bPatFas1 chromosome 22, bPatFas1.hap1, whole genome shotgun sequence DNA encoding:
- the PPP1R1B gene encoding protein phosphatase 1 regulatory subunit 1B, whose protein sequence is MDPKDRKKIQFSVPAPPSQLDPRAVEMIRRRRPTPAMLFQLSEHSSPEDENLPYQRASGEGCLLKPKRTNPCAYTPPSLKAVQRIVQSHLESGLAGGDSSDGEADDGDHELSRACDPDSVLESAPGSQVRAERSYFPAGPKAHKRKGGQKVSFAGGMEERGDALKSLTVSEIPEDPEGLEGDEEEPGREQEDDATGERRHVGFAEVPSRPIGTERHSPTFPLGTS